The DNA sequence GCTGTTCCCTCAAGCTGATGGCGTACTCTCTCTCCAGGGAGTATGCGGACCTCACGAACTTGGTGAAGTCGGTCATCGAGTACCCGTTGGGAGCTCGTGCAGGATCAATCATCAGGTCATTGTGGAAGCGGAGGCCAACCATCACATGTGGGTGGCAGAGGACTTCATCGCTGTTGTCGAGATCGACGAACTCGTACCGGGTGAGCCTCTTAATGATCTGTTGGTATTTGCCGAACCACCACATTTGGATGTCGGTGACCAGGAACTGGACTTCTCCGTCGAATTGCCTTGCGGTCATGAACAGAGGGAGCAGTATATCGGTGAAATCGTGGTAGTAGTTTCCGATGAATCCACCGAGTGTGAACACAATGGCAGGGACGGTTTGATTGATGGTGCAGCTGGGGACTCCTTCCGGACTGCTTGCTGTTCTTACTGAGACTTTCTCGATGTTTTCCATTTGCTTCCGAACGTATGGCATAATCTTCCATTCGTTGCTTTGTTGCTGAGGAGAAACAAACACCACAGAGGAAGGCTTGCCGTGGATTCGAACATCACCTTTCATCTCACAGAACTCTGTTCTCGGGTTCGAAAAATCGCATATTGGCTCCGCCGGGGGCTTCATCATCTGAATCCTCTCACCATCGCTTCTTTCAGCAGCAATCAAAACCTCATCTAAAAACATCAGTTTCGTATTAGATGTTCATGTCTTAAATAGCTCGCTTTTCTTGATTGATTGTGAAACAGATGACTCCGATTTAGTAACGCGAGGAAGCTTACTCGGTTTATTGGTTTCTGTCGGTTCTTCCTTCGCAGTTGCGTGGGTAATAGTAGAAGAACTGTCGTCATGGACCCTCTCCTCTGCACTAGTTTCATGCGCATCCTCcgtcttcttttctctttctgtgAGATACAGGAAAAAGGGCCTCATTCGAGCTGATCTAGATGTCCTAAAACTGCAAAAGAACTCCAAAAAACGATTTCACACGACGAGGACTTGCATCGAGTTCATAACATGGTGTTCTCCCAGAAACAGGGATTCCCCACTTAGTTTCTTTCTCAGCTTGTTCTCTCCCCAACACCAAGTTTCTCAGGGAACTCAGTGGCAAACTAAGAAGTCGAAGCTAAAAGGGTTCGACCAACGATTGAGTACTCTCCGGATTCTCCCTTCGAAAGGACGTTTGTGCTTCGTTGACGATGATTTATGCGGATTCTGGAAACAGCGACATTACCAACAGAACTAGAAAAGCCCAATCTACTGTACCGACCAAGTGACAGGTTTTGTGGTCGCAGAAATTAGCAAGCTCATAAGCAGCACAGCTTTCTTACCTGGCTTTTGTAAGCTCAACATTTGTTCTTCCACCTCTTCGTCGGCGCCGACCCCGAAG is a window from the Musa acuminata AAA Group cultivar baxijiao chromosome BXJ2-1, Cavendish_Baxijiao_AAA, whole genome shotgun sequence genome containing:
- the LOC135598751 gene encoding beta-1,2-xylosyltransferase XYXT1-like — encoded protein: MGYDKTVARNMSRIEARKLSVALLAGCCLVILTYFISMSETTVDQQPSEAFGVGADEEVEEQMLSLQKPEREKKTEDAHETSAEERVHDDSSSTITHATAKEEPTETNKPNEVLIAAERSDGERIQMMKPPAEPICDFSNPRTEFCEMKGDVRIHGKPSSVVFVSPQQQSNEWKIMPYVRKQMENIEKVSVRTASSPEGVPSCTINQTVPAIVFTLGGFIGNYYHDFTDILLPLFMTARQFDGEVQFLVTDIQMWWFGKYQQIIKRLTRYEFVDLDNSDEVLCHPHVMVGLRFHNDLMIDPARAPNGYSMTDFTKFVRSAYSLEREYAISLREQPDRKPKLLLVTRKGSRRFTNVPEIVAMAEGLNYEVVDADASFGDVAGFVGMVNSCDVIMGVHGAGLTNFVFLPMNAVLVQIVPCCELEAMATHTFGFPSMAARLHYLEYNITVDESTLLKLYPRDHAVFTDPQSIHKLGWMDMGKIYLRKQDVKLDVNRFRPVLQKAMDLLRQ